The Malus domestica chromosome 10, GDT2T_hap1 genome contains a region encoding:
- the LOC103445452 gene encoding uncharacterized protein isoform X2 codes for MKSDLTMAGPSRPLDQTPISPPPSSEHLPCRNVVGLLARREISPRAKHAPRRGWGETSKRKASSSYGPKGEATRDAKRGLLSWVEAESLRHLSAKYCDLVPPPRSTIAAAFSPDGRKLASTHGDHTVKIIDCLTGRCVKVLSGHRRTPWVVRFHPLNPEIIASGSLDHEVRLWDLNTSDCIGSRDFYRPIASIAFHAKGELLAVASGHKLFIWKYNGEPSSPDMVLKTWRSLRAVHFHPQAAPFLLTAEVNDLDSSDSSMSQATSPGYVHYPSPAVFVANADSSERLSLATELPLMSLPFVFVLPCVDDPRIVMQPENGPAGSNSMQVTSASMQFQADANAAEQDATTISPMETFPSDPTVSNLNAEGNADNSFLNGTRSGICNRTGDAMETDEMPAVGGSQHGSLTNFDSANIRVENTSNHPGFTESGQPYRTFPYRDPAFWELPFLQGWLTGQSQASFPSMLPLNRGGLDNLAQSMGSSSLVSHLSAHNVADVVASLALPGSSSVSGLSGRSDLQHYPRFHFSGPESGDSTALNTQPDENDAQPIISRIQSDIDTLMAAAAAAELPCTVKLRVWSHDIKNPSALLNDERCRLTVPHAVLCSEMGAHFSPCGRFLAACVACMLPHTEADPGLQSLVPQDSGIATSPTRHPISAHQVMYELRIYSLEEATFGSILVSRAIRAAHCLTSIQFSPTSEHILLAYGRRHGSLLKSIVIDGDTTLPIYTVLETYKLESVKCWIVFIQGM; via the exons ATGAAGTCCGATCTTACGATGGCAGGACCTTCGCGGCCGTTGGATCAGACCCCGATTTCTCCCCCTCCGTCCTCCGAGCATCTTCCCTGCAG AAATGTGGTTGGCTTGCTAGCACGAAGGGAGATTTCACCTAGAGCAAAACATGCGCCCAGAAGGGGGTGGGGAGAAACTTCTAAAAGGAAAGCTAGTTCCTCCTATGGGCCTAAGggtgaagcaacaagagatgcAAAACGTGGCCTTCTCTCATG GGTTGAAGCAGAGTCACTGCGGCACTTGTCAGCCAAGTATTGTGATTTAGTGCCTCCTCCAAGGTCAACCATTGCAGCAGCATTCAGCCCCGATGGAAGAAAACTTGCTTCTACACA TGGTGACCACACTGTAAAGATAATTGATTGCCTAACTGGCAGATGCGTAAAGGTTTTGAGCGGCCATAGAAGGACACCTTGGGTG GTTAGGTTTCATCCTCTGAATCCAGAAATAATTGCTAGTGGAAGTTTGGATCATGAAGTTCGCTTATGGGATTTAAACACATCAGATTGTATCGGCTCTCGTGATTTCT ATCGACCTATTGCATCTATTGCTTTTCATGCCAAAGGGGAACTCCTAGCTGTTGCATCAGGACACAAG TTGTTTATATGGAAATACAATGGGGAACCTTCTTCTCCAGACATGGTATTGAAAACATGGCGTTCCCTTCGAGCAGTGCATTTTCACCCCCAAGCTGCTCCATTCCTCTTAACTGCTGAG GTCAATGATCTTGACTCTTCAGATTCCTCAATGTCTCAAGCAACATCTCCCGGCTACGTGCATTATCCATCTCCTGCTGTTTTTGTGGCAAACGCTGATTCTAGTGAACGTCTTAGTTTGGCTACTGAACTACCACTTATGTCCTTGCCTTTTGTCTTCGTGCTGCCATGTGTAGATGATCCAAGAATAGTAATGCAGCCTGAAAATGGGCCTGCTGGATCAAATAGCATGCAAGTCACCTCTGCTTCAATGCAGTTTCAAGCAGATGCAAATGCAGCAGAGCAGGATGCTACCACAATTTCTCCAATGGAGACATTTCCATCAGATCCAACTGTTTCCAATCTCAACGCTGAAGGCAATGCAGATAATTCTTTCCTTAATGGAACGAGAAGTGGTATTTGTAACCGCACAGGAGATGCAATGGAGACTGATGAGATGCCGGCTGTAGGGGGAAGCCAGCATGGAAGCTTGACTAATTTTGATTCTGCGAATATTAGAGTTGAAAATACTTCAAATCATCCTGGTTTTACTGAATCTGGGCAACCTTATAGGACGTTTCCATATAGAGATCCTGCATTCTGGGAGCTACCTTTTCTCCAAGGGTGGTTAACAGGTCAAAGCCAAGCTAGTTTTCCCTCAATGCTTCCTCTAAATCGTGGTGGGCTTGACAATTTAGCTCAGTCTATGGGTTCTTCTAGTTTGGTGTCGCATCTGTCTGCGCATAATGTGGCGGATGTGGTAGCTTCTTTGGCATTGCCAGGAAGCAGCAGTGTATCTGGGCTTTCTGGAAGATCTGATTTGCAGCATTATCCACGGTTCCACTTCTCTGGACCAGAATCAGGGGATAGTACTGCCTTAAATACCCAACCCGATGAGAATGATGCTCAGCCCATTATTAGTAGAATCCAGTCTGATATTGATACATTAATGGCTGCAGCAGCAGCTGCAGAATTACCATGCACTGTAAAACTAAGAGTATGGTCGCATGATATAAAAAATCCTTCTGCTCTGCTGAATGATGAAAGATGTCGTTTAACCGTTCCCCATGCTGTTCTTTGCAG TGAAATGGGTGCTCATTTCTCCCCTTGTGGGAGATTTTTAGCTGCCTGTGTTGCGTGCATGCTTCCTCATACGGAAGCTGACCCTGGACTACAAAGTCTAGTTCCTCAGGATTCTGGAATTGCAACATCCCCGACTCGCCACCCAATCTCAGCGCACCAAGTTATGTATGAGCTTCGCATATATTCACTTGAGGAAGCCAC ATTTGGTTCGATACTTGTGTCTCGGGCTATTAGAGCAGCACATTGTTTGACTTCAATCCAA TTCTCCCCCACGTCTGAGCACATATTATTGGCTTATGGTCGACGCCATGGTTCTCTTCTTAAAAGTATTGTCATTGATGGGGATACAACCTTACCTATTTACACTGTTCTTGAG ACATATAAGTTAGAAAGCGTAAAATGCTGGATAGTTTTCATTCAAGGAATGTAA
- the LOC103445451 gene encoding uncharacterized protein: MAAEPSSSASSSSSSDLRIIVERNPSESRLSQLDIKCWPKWGCSPGKYQLKFDAEETCYLLKGRVKAYYPKGSSEYVEFGAGDLVTIPKGLTCTWDVSLAVDKHYKFESSFSASSSSS; this comes from the exons ATGGCTGCAGAACCCTCCTCATCAGCAAGTTCCTCATCATCTTCAGACCTAAGAATCATAGTTGAAAGAAACCCTTCTGAATCTCGCTTATCCCAACTGGACATCAAGTGCTGGCCCAA ATGGGGTTGCTCGCCGGGGAAGTACCAGCTGAAGTTTGATGCAGAGGAGACGTGTTATTTGTTGAAGGGAAGAGTGAAGGCGTATTATCCAAAAGGGTCGTCGGAATATGTCGAGTTTGGAGCTGGAGATCTTGTCACCATCCCAAAGGGACTCACCTGCACTTGGGATGTTTCTCTTGCTGTTGATAAACACTACAAATTCGAATCTTctttttctgcttcttcttcttcttcttaa
- the LOC103445454 gene encoding WD repeat-containing protein WDS homolog, with protein MEGSPRLGSKGLVKKHEFVRIIIQCLLSIGYEKSASCLELESGISCKSDDFQMLESQISSGNWDGCVDTLNTAQDLTDETRAAALFLVFKQCLLEYLSCGDDKLALAILQKEVSALHVDRSKVHNLARIILSAKEMEQSKTDDIAVCELRKELLQELEKLLPPPITLPENRLEHLVETAVLSQIDSCMYHNLSDAVSLYADHLCGRDQIPTETVQILTEHKNEVWFVQFSNNGKYLASSSSDCTAIIWKVLEDGRVTLNHTLRSHHKPVSFLAWSPDDSKLLTCGNVEVLKLWDVETGTCKHTFGDPGFIVSSCAWFPDSKRLVCGSSDPEKGIYMWDCDGNELKAWRGMRMPKILDLAVTPDGENLISIFSDKEIRILNVGTNAERVISEDHSITSLSISGDCKFFIVNLNSQEIHMWDVAGEWEKPLKYMGHKQSKYVIRSCFGGLNSTFIASGSENSQVYIWNRRNSRPIEVLRGHLMTVNCVSWNLKRPQMLASASDDHTIRIWGSSRPNKIQPQKLC; from the exons ATGGAGGGTTCGCCTAGGCTTGGCTCAAAAGGCCTAGTTAAGAAACATGAGTTTGTAAGGATAATAATTCAATGCCTGCTTTCAATTGGCTATGAGAAGTCTGCTTCATGCTTGGAGTTGGAGTCTGGCATTTCGTGCAAATCCGATGATTTTCAAATGCTGGAATCACAGATATCAAGCGGGAATTGGGATGGTTGTGTTGATACGCTTAATACCGCTCAGGATTTGACAGATGAGACCAGAGCTGCTGCTTTGTTTCTTGTATTCAAACAATGCCTTTTGGAGTATTTGAGTTGCGGGGATGACAAATTGGCTTTGGCCATTTTGCAGAAAGAGGTGTCAGCATTACATGTAGACAGAAGTAAGGTTCACAACCTGGCTCGGATCATCCTTTCCGCAAAGGAAATGGAGCAGAGCAAGACAGACGATATTGCTGTCTGTGAGTTGCGAAAAGAACTATTGCAGGAATTGGAAAAATTGCTTCCTCCACCAATCACGCTGCCTGAGAACAGGTTGGAACATCTGGTTGAAACCGCTGTTTTGTCCCAGATTGATTCATGTATGTATCACAATTTGTCGGATGCAGTTTCACTTTATGCTGACCATTTATGTGGTAGGGACCAGATCCCTACTGAAACTGTTCAG ATTTTGACTGAGCATAAGAATGAAGTGTGGTTTGTACAATTTTCTAATAACGGGAAGTATTTGGCCTCTTCGTCAAGTGATTGCACAGCCATCATATGGAAG GTTTTGGAGGATGGTAGGGTGACATTAAATCATACCCTGCGAAGTCACCACAAACCGGTATCCTTTCTAGCATGGAGCCCTGATGACTCAAAGTTGCTTACATGTGGAAATGTTGAAGTCCTCAAGCTATGGGATGTGGAAACAGGTACATGCAAGCATACATTTGGGGATCCTGGCTTCATTGTCAGCTCATGTGCTTGGTTTCCCGACTCAAAGCGACTTGTGTGTGGCAGTTCCGACCCTGAAAAGGGCATCTACATGTGGGATTGCGATGGCAATGAGTTAAAAGCATGGAGAGGGATGAGGATGCCCAAGATTTTAGATCTTGCTGTGACACCAGATGGGGAAAATCTTATCAGCATTTTCTCTGATAAAGAAATTCGGATTTTAAATGTGGGAACAAATGCTGAACGCGTCATCTCAGAAGACCATTCTATCACATCCCTTTCAATTTCTGGGGACTGCAAGTTCTTTATTGTCAACCTAAATAGCCAGGAGATTCATATGTGGGATGTTGCTGGGGAGTGGGAAAAGCCACTGAAGTACATGGGCCACAAGCAGAGCAAGTATGTGATACGCTCCTGCTTTGGTGGATTGAACAGCACATTTATTGCCAGTGGTAGTGAGAATTCACAG GTATACATTTGGAACCGAAGAAACTCTAGGCCGATAGAGGTTTTGCGTGGGCATTTAATGACCGTGAACTGTGTGAGTTGGAATCTTAAGAGACCGCAGATGCTGGCATCAGCAAGCGACGATCATACCATCCGCATATGGGGGTCTAGCCGACCTAATAAGATTCAACCTCAGAAGCTCTGTTGA
- the LOC103445452 gene encoding uncharacterized protein isoform X1, with amino-acid sequence MKSDLTMAGPSRPLDQTPISPPPSSEHLPCRNVVGLLARREISPRAKHAPRRGWGETSKRKASSSYGPKGEATRDAKRGLLSWVEAESLRHLSAKYCDLVPPPRSTIAAAFSPDGRKLASTHGDHTVKIIDCLTGRCVKVLSGHRRTPWVVRFHPLNPEIIASGSLDHEVRLWDLNTSDCIGSRDFYRPIASIAFHAKGELLAVASGHKLFIWKYNGEPSSPDMVLKTWRSLRAVHFHPQAAPFLLTAEVNDLDSSDSSMSQATSPGYVHYPSPAVFVANADSSERLSLATELPLMSLPFVFVLPCVDDPRIVMQPENGPAGSNSMQVTSASMQFQADANAAEQDATTISPMETFPSDPTVSNLNAEGNADNSFLNGTRSGICNRTGDAMETDEMPAVGGSQHGSLTNFDSANIRVENTSNHPGFTESGQPYRTFPYRDPAFWELPFLQGWLTGQSQASFPSMLPLNRGGLDNLAQSMGSSSLVSHLSAHNVADVVASLALPGSSSVSGLSGRSDLQHYPRFHFSGPESGDSTALNTQPDENDAQPIISRIQSDIDTLMAAAAAAELPCTVKLRVWSHDIKNPSALLNDERCRLTVPHAVLCSEMGAHFSPCGRFLAACVACMLPHTEADPGLQSLVPQDSGIATSPTRHPISAHQVMYELRIYSLEEATFGSILVSRAIRAAHCLTSIQFSPTSEHILLAYGRRHGSLLKSIVIDGDTTLPIYTVLEVYRVSDMELVRILPSAEDEVNVACFHPFAGGGLVYGTKEGKLRVLQFDGTHDENFFGPKYFTEENTAVAV; translated from the exons ATGAAGTCCGATCTTACGATGGCAGGACCTTCGCGGCCGTTGGATCAGACCCCGATTTCTCCCCCTCCGTCCTCCGAGCATCTTCCCTGCAG AAATGTGGTTGGCTTGCTAGCACGAAGGGAGATTTCACCTAGAGCAAAACATGCGCCCAGAAGGGGGTGGGGAGAAACTTCTAAAAGGAAAGCTAGTTCCTCCTATGGGCCTAAGggtgaagcaacaagagatgcAAAACGTGGCCTTCTCTCATG GGTTGAAGCAGAGTCACTGCGGCACTTGTCAGCCAAGTATTGTGATTTAGTGCCTCCTCCAAGGTCAACCATTGCAGCAGCATTCAGCCCCGATGGAAGAAAACTTGCTTCTACACA TGGTGACCACACTGTAAAGATAATTGATTGCCTAACTGGCAGATGCGTAAAGGTTTTGAGCGGCCATAGAAGGACACCTTGGGTG GTTAGGTTTCATCCTCTGAATCCAGAAATAATTGCTAGTGGAAGTTTGGATCATGAAGTTCGCTTATGGGATTTAAACACATCAGATTGTATCGGCTCTCGTGATTTCT ATCGACCTATTGCATCTATTGCTTTTCATGCCAAAGGGGAACTCCTAGCTGTTGCATCAGGACACAAG TTGTTTATATGGAAATACAATGGGGAACCTTCTTCTCCAGACATGGTATTGAAAACATGGCGTTCCCTTCGAGCAGTGCATTTTCACCCCCAAGCTGCTCCATTCCTCTTAACTGCTGAG GTCAATGATCTTGACTCTTCAGATTCCTCAATGTCTCAAGCAACATCTCCCGGCTACGTGCATTATCCATCTCCTGCTGTTTTTGTGGCAAACGCTGATTCTAGTGAACGTCTTAGTTTGGCTACTGAACTACCACTTATGTCCTTGCCTTTTGTCTTCGTGCTGCCATGTGTAGATGATCCAAGAATAGTAATGCAGCCTGAAAATGGGCCTGCTGGATCAAATAGCATGCAAGTCACCTCTGCTTCAATGCAGTTTCAAGCAGATGCAAATGCAGCAGAGCAGGATGCTACCACAATTTCTCCAATGGAGACATTTCCATCAGATCCAACTGTTTCCAATCTCAACGCTGAAGGCAATGCAGATAATTCTTTCCTTAATGGAACGAGAAGTGGTATTTGTAACCGCACAGGAGATGCAATGGAGACTGATGAGATGCCGGCTGTAGGGGGAAGCCAGCATGGAAGCTTGACTAATTTTGATTCTGCGAATATTAGAGTTGAAAATACTTCAAATCATCCTGGTTTTACTGAATCTGGGCAACCTTATAGGACGTTTCCATATAGAGATCCTGCATTCTGGGAGCTACCTTTTCTCCAAGGGTGGTTAACAGGTCAAAGCCAAGCTAGTTTTCCCTCAATGCTTCCTCTAAATCGTGGTGGGCTTGACAATTTAGCTCAGTCTATGGGTTCTTCTAGTTTGGTGTCGCATCTGTCTGCGCATAATGTGGCGGATGTGGTAGCTTCTTTGGCATTGCCAGGAAGCAGCAGTGTATCTGGGCTTTCTGGAAGATCTGATTTGCAGCATTATCCACGGTTCCACTTCTCTGGACCAGAATCAGGGGATAGTACTGCCTTAAATACCCAACCCGATGAGAATGATGCTCAGCCCATTATTAGTAGAATCCAGTCTGATATTGATACATTAATGGCTGCAGCAGCAGCTGCAGAATTACCATGCACTGTAAAACTAAGAGTATGGTCGCATGATATAAAAAATCCTTCTGCTCTGCTGAATGATGAAAGATGTCGTTTAACCGTTCCCCATGCTGTTCTTTGCAG TGAAATGGGTGCTCATTTCTCCCCTTGTGGGAGATTTTTAGCTGCCTGTGTTGCGTGCATGCTTCCTCATACGGAAGCTGACCCTGGACTACAAAGTCTAGTTCCTCAGGATTCTGGAATTGCAACATCCCCGACTCGCCACCCAATCTCAGCGCACCAAGTTATGTATGAGCTTCGCATATATTCACTTGAGGAAGCCAC ATTTGGTTCGATACTTGTGTCTCGGGCTATTAGAGCAGCACATTGTTTGACTTCAATCCAA TTCTCCCCCACGTCTGAGCACATATTATTGGCTTATGGTCGACGCCATGGTTCTCTTCTTAAAAGTATTGTCATTGATGGGGATACAACCTTACCTATTTACACTGTTCTTGAG GTTTACAGAGTTTCAGACATGGAACTTGTGAGAATACTTCCCAGTGCAGAGGATGAGGTTAATGTTGCTTGCTTTCATCCCTTTGCTGGTGGAGGTCTGGTTTATGGGACCAAG GAAGGGAAGCTTAGGGTACTCCAGTTTGATGGTACCCATGATGAAAATTTCTTTGGACCAAAATACTTTACAGAGGAAAATACAGCTGTTGCAGTATAG